The nucleotide window TGCAAAATCAGAACATCCCCCCAGAACACCGTCCTTAAAAATTTCATCGGCTGTACGCATAAAGGCTTTGTCGAGATACCAATTGTCAAATCTAAAATTATACCAGATATAATCAATCGCTTTATGAAGCAATTCCCGCCGTTTTTGTCCTTTGATCTGTTTTTGACCTTTGATACGGTTACATGCCTGCCGGATCAAAGAGGTTTCCCTGGTTTGCGGCCCCTCTTTGAGCCAAAATATTTCCCGGGCACAAAGCGGATGGTCATTATAAGCAAGATACTCCAAAGAATTCGTATGGCCCGCCGTATCAAGGTGCCCACATCCTGTTAATAACCATAAAAAAATGACCGGAAAAACAATCGAAATTCCCCGGTCATTCATGAACCTGGCTTTATAAAACATTTTTTATCAGCAAGATTTGTTTTGATAAAAATTTAAAATCGATTAAACTCCGGCGGCATTGACAATATCGCAAGTTCAGGACCAACAGTATCCAGCACGCCGTCAGCCTCGGTTTCTCCGATAAAGATAGCGCTCCCCGCAGCAGCCCCTTCAATGGCTCCGGCAATGGATAAAGGGCCTATGATGGTTGTTCCGCCAATAGTGCCGGTCAGCCCGACAGTTGATGCGGGACCCGTAAGCACGGTTGTGATTAGTTTTTCAGGAACTGATATACGGGACTTCTTTGCCGGACTAACATAAGCTATGAACCGTCTAAAGGCAGATGTCACCTTGCCCTCTTCTGCCGGGGCCACGGAAACAACAAAATCGGTTCCCCTGACACCACATACTGCTGTCTTTGTTTTGACGGTAAAATCAGGTTTTCCTGATATTTTTTTAACAATAAACCTGGCACTGCCCCAAATCAAATTCATTACAGTAGAACGTGTATTTAAGATCGAAGAGTATTCTGATTTGGTTATGGTTAATTTAGCCTGAGGTGCCAGCGACAATACACTTTTATCATTCATTAACGCATTAACACGAGATTTGGGAAATGTGATCAATGTATCTTTAGCAACCAATGGATGATCATTTTCCAATCGATATGCTGTTTTTTGCCCAAAATGAATCACATACGCCTCTCCCTGGACTTGCTGAATCTGTCCGACTTTTTCATTTTTTCCCTCAACAAAATCGGCACTAATGATTACATCTTCCGAAATAAGAGGTGTATCAGGCTCATATGATTTAAATTTTTCAAGCAATTTATGACCCGATTCCGCACTGCAAACAACAAAGATCCCAAACAGCAAGAGCATTACCGGAATCAACAGGCAACACACAATCGCTTTTTTTTCAATTATCGTCTCCACGGAGCCTCCTTATTATAATAATATCAACATAAAAACAAGCACCGGCTTCAACCAAAATCAATGATGCATAATTCAACGTACTTAGTTCAGAAATACTCCATATTGTCAAGAACAATAAGTCTTTACATATTGACTTCACAAAACTTCTCCACTATACGAATGCTTTGGGAAAACTGTTGAGACAGACAATTATTGTCATACATCCGCCTGTTCAATTTTCGGAGACTGGTTACATGAATTCCAGATTAAAACAAATTTTTATCCGAATCCGACCGTTTGGTATTGCACTTGTTGTTGTTGTTTTATGTATCCTGGCCATGTCCCAGAAATTTTCTTTTTTCGAATATATGGAATTGAAAACCATTGATTTGCGATTCCAGGCTAGAGGGAATATTCTTCCCGGCAATAACATAGCACTGGCAATGATTGATGAAAAAAGCCTGACACAGGAAGGCAAATGGATGTGGCCGAGGTCTAAATTAGCAACGGTTGTAAATAAATTATCAGAGGCCGGTGCAGCTGTCATTGCCTTTGATATCGTTTTTTCAGAACCGGATGAAAAAAGTCTTTCAAAACATATCCATCAAATTGAAAAGATTTTGACTGAAAAAAATATT belongs to Desulfobacula toluolica Tol2 and includes:
- a CDS encoding FecR family protein — its product is METIIEKKAIVCCLLIPVMLLLFGIFVVCSAESGHKLLEKFKSYEPDTPLISEDVIISADFVEGKNEKVGQIQQVQGEAYVIHFGQKTAYRLENDHPLVAKDTLITFPKSRVNALMNDKSVLSLAPQAKLTITKSEYSSILNTRSTVMNLIWGSARFIVKKISGKPDFTVKTKTAVCGVRGTDFVVSVAPAEEGKVTSAFRRFIAYVSPAKKSRISVPEKLITTVLTGPASTVGLTGTIGGTTIIGPLSIAGAIEGAAAGSAIFIGETEADGVLDTVGPELAILSMPPEFNRF
- a CDS encoding transglutaminase-like domain-containing protein, with amino-acid sequence MFYKARFMNDRGISIVFPVIFLWLLTGCGHLDTAGHTNSLEYLAYNDHPLCAREIFWLKEGPQTRETSLIRQACNRIKGQKQIKGQKRRELLHKAIDYIWYNFRFDNWYLDKAFMRTADEIFKDGVLGGCSDFAVVEVALFRALAIPARMVLTVNMDWISAYKTNELIIPSGHVFIELYLEKEWYLFDPVYCILYQDYDTDLKNFPRKECFVIRVRDFFDVGIKKLSDVIQLYQAFALEFDLR